Below is a window of Plasmodium sp. gorilla clade G2 genome assembly, chromosome: 14 DNA.
GTTTTTGAAAGCcataaaaaaaggaagataTAAAGGATTTCTTAATAAATCCATCCCACTTATAATTAATACTATTCATAttactattcatattattattcacattattattcatattattattactaggaatattatcacaattataaatattattattattatgaccATTATGTGTGTAATTTGTTTCGTTGTTCATATGTAAACCATCGCTAACGTCGTATCCTTTTGaactaatattatttttagaaCCTTTAAAAAACCTtttaaaggaaaatataggatacttaaaatgaaataaagatttatatttgccatttgaatatttatattctctCATGTAATCATCTGATACTTTATTTTCtaaagatatattttcttcttttgttttaaaaaaacgaaattttttttcatattccaTATGCATATcatctaatatattatttgatgattttatatttcttttacataaattattactacttatattttgattaaatgaattttgtttactattttttatgtatgaattattttttatatcattattagaaAATTCGTTTATAAAaccattttcattattatatttctctATACAAGTTTTTTCTTTCTCTTCTAAATTATcattgttatataattttatttgttcttcattttgttttttacttttatttttatttacaataataatatcatccatactataatttttacaatttatttgttcactaatatataatagattattatcttttcttTGTGATAacgtatttatattaaacaaaCTAATAAAACTCTTTTctcttttaataaatgtttcatatatatctttatagaTAGATTTATAATTacctaaatataaattacattttttataacttttaaaagatgtaaaaaaaatgtcctcttttttaatatcctTTTTTACATGATTATCTTTGTTTTCataatcatcattttttatcacttgatgatttttatatgttctatGTATTCGATCGTTTTCATTATtacttaaaatattattatttatattcaaataatttatattattattatgattgtTATATTTCTCTATTGTGTATTGTTCATAAGAATTTATAGAgttgatattattttgaaaataatgTGTGTCTAGATTATTTgaatgatttatattatatatattatctgcATTTTTTACAATAGTATTCACgttaacattattattattgtgtgTGTTATTAAGCCCATGCGAAGAACCTGTTTGTAAATAACTAGTTATATAATTAGtagcattattattattatgatatatacttttacttttactttcatttatattttgtagtCCTATATCGTctctataatttttataatcattcgaatcataattatatttataataaaatgtattattatgtagattgtcatatttctttttttgattttcatAAAAAGGTTTTATCAAATGAGGATAGTACTCATATAGTAagagtatttttttttttgaagacAACTGGTCCTTTATGAacttgatttttttttcaataactttaacttttttaatattaacaaaaaaaaaaaaattacttaTATTACTATATGGTGAATATAAGCTAGTAAATGCAGAGAGAGCACTAACTATAGTCATACCTGTTACAGACATATAAGTTAGAagatttttcataatattaaaaaagaaaaaataattatttttatgattcttaatattatattcttcttcaaagtctttatttatttcattaaatttatctaataatatagaacctatattatatatatctgatttatcatatatatctttattattttttaaagtcATCAtagatattttataaaatgtaaacCATATTATTGGTAATAGAAATATACATccaattataaatttatataatttctgtttatttttatattttattttataattataatttttcatctttTCAATTAAATCTTCACTTACATAAAGTAATCTTTTCATAAAATGAGttttttcttgttctttTGGTTGTCCTGTTTGTTCTAcacattttttttccttttcattttcatcatgtgaatgcaattttttttttttctttttattattcattttaattaatgtagtataaaaatattgaaactTGAATAAACTGCTTGATGTCTTTTCATCTTCATATgttacatatgtatatattaaacttataggaattattatataaataaataatatcataagacttatatctatataccatataaataattgtaaTCTTGTTGCAATAAATCCAGTAATCTCAAATAATATCATAGAAAGAAGTGATAGACATAAAACGAATGaacaacaaaatattatttttactaaACTAAAACGATTATCAAAatctttaaataaaaaattttcaaaaaatagaCATCCTAATATACACAAGAACATatgataacaaaataaaaatattatgttacTATTAATCATGctttaatgttttttttttttttttttttttttatctttttaataaGACAACTATATAAAACCCTACAACagtaaaataaagaagaaaacataaattaatatatattatatatattatatatattatatacacattaatttatattttcttctttcttaTTAACCCTAACATATCTTaatcatacatatatgtgtgatcctttttatttttaaatgaaagATATTATATGGCATAATATCATAtgtatgttatataatttttttgtttgaaaaaaaaaaaaaaataaataaaaaaaataaaaaaaaaaaactcatATTCTTggacaatatatatatatatatatatatatatatatataaatattccaAGGTTCGGCAttctatttatttaataacatataCACTTATATGAGTAAAAGTAAATTAatagataaaataaagaatataaataaaattaaatatactataaaatcaaaaaaaaaaaaaaaaaaaaaaaaattcaatatcacacataaaaaaggaacatatatatatatatatatatatatatttatttatttatgtgtatttaattcagtatatttttaaccatgtaatgaaaaaaaaaaaaaaaaaaaaaaatattttacacatacataatatatatatatatatatatatatatatatattataacatatcAAAATTTTGAATGACAAACTAGGCAAGGAAAAAACATCCAAGAGCACCTAAAAAACCATCGTGCTTAGGAAATAAAACTTGGGGTAATATATCCTTATCTTTAggtttctaaaaaaaaaaaaaaaaaaaaaaaaaaaaacatatatatatatatatatatttaatctatgtataatgaataaataaaactaaAATGTTaagtaaattatattatattatacaaagatataatatattgctttatttattttttattttatttttttctcctttACGTATTGGTAAGAAAGATAAATATCCATAAACGTGTCCTTAAAATCCTTATGTTTAGGATTATATAATTCTCTTTTAATTGTATTTTTAGCAGCATTATagtttaaattaatattatttgtattatttactTCATTCACTTTTGAATTAAAATGAAGATGGTAGTAATACACACCATACGTTAGTGTTTCCATGATATATTCATGATTGCTTATATATTTAcctgaaaaaaatattctaaacaaaaaaaaaaaaaaaaaaaaaaaaaaaaatatatatatatatatatatatatatatatatttatttatttatttatttacatgtctatttttttttttttttttttttttttttttttttttcttgagaTATACCTTTTCACATTGTGaatttttgataatatatataccatatatcctatattaaatgataccATTTGAATTAAACCTTTGGCTACCTCCCGATGAAAATTTTTGTCATCgccatttcttttttttttttccttttttatatttcctatATATCCAAAACAACTAGCTAAAGTATGTGAATGAATAGATCCATTTACTGAGGCATCTCCAATTAtatgtttcatttttaaatcatatgatatatttttatttttgtcttCAGcacattttattaattcttcAAAAGAGATATTATCTAATATAAGTTTAGCTAATCCCATGACGGTTCCTCCCCCAATAGCTGTACCTGCTATTCTTTGATAAGAATCATATCCATTAGATTTAAGAATAGAGATACCTGAACCAATATTTGCAATTATAAAAGGATGGAATGGATCCTTTATTTTTGCTGGTACTTTAACATTAAGAAATGatttatattcaaaaaatgaTTTACTAACATTAAATAATGTATGGATACCATTCATAATACAGTTCATTTCATCTTTCCTACTACATGTAagtatcatattattatcattaatataattatcattattttcataatacgattttataaaatatatttttattgtatcTGAAGGAAATTTATCaacaaattttttatcaaaCAAATAGAGTCCCTCCATATTGttcttattatcattatttatgtcaatatttttattctgaTCATTGCTTTGTGGTGtccataataatatagttaGTAAGGATAATTGTTCATCATACTGATATTttgatacatatattttattaacagatttatttatttctatcATTAATTTATGATAAAGTACTTTTTCTAACAcgtgataaaaatatttatgtgcaCCTCCACCTGTTAacgtaatttttttttttattaaatcatttctcaataaaaaaaataaagtatcATCTAACTTAGATATGTCAAAAAAtgtcaaatatatattcttattttcattcatttttatcatcaagTTTTctgtattttcttttatattatcatcatgtatatatttctcaTTTACATATACAACTTTTATTAACGTACCTCCAATATCTAGCGAACAACAATCATTCTTTTCCTCCATAGGATTGCAAATAATGGATTCACCTTTATTCGTACTCATATtataatcaaatatatttttttttttatttatgtatattattatgtatcattttaagtatatataaaatatatataaataaatatatatatttatatatacatatatatcttttaattataaacttttccaaaaaaaaaaaaaaaaacagccttttgtaaaatatataaattatatataatataatataatatatatttattttttttttttttttattttttttttttaatttctttgaTTTTAATACTTATTCGTATAAAATAAGAAGATTTTAAAGTATACATATTACTATGCTTTAAAATATCCATAACAggaagaatttttttttttttaaagcatatttaaattatatatatatatttatatatatgataattaatTTTGAATGTGTAACGTATTGGTAAGGAAGGAATAATACAgtgaaaataaatacatattattattctttgaactaatattaaaaaaaaaaaaagaagaaataatatatatgatatatttatttatagtaaaaaatatattgagcatatatgcacatatatatatatatatatatatatataattatctttaaaaataattaatttgaTAGAAGAAcgccttttattttattatgatatattacttaagaacatattaaaaattatcctcccaaaaaaatataggaaaaaataaaacaagaaAATACATATGTGAAATATGTTGAAGAGTTAAACtgaaaaatgatatatgattttataaacctttttacaaatatacatatttatataaaacttcaagtgaaatatttttttttatatattatattataattttatataaatatccagttgtaatcatttatatgtggcatatatattatatatatgtagatatttatttatataatgaggacatatttatatgtatgtttttttttaattttaataaaaaaaaaaaaaaaaaaaaaggacgcacttttttataaatcttAATATCAAATTCTgctgatatatatttattttattgatcatacatttttttttatcgtaaatatataattatattatatatagtccttttttttgtgtactacttaaatatttctttaagaAACTTACATGTTctcaatatttaaaaatatatatatatatatatataacatatggGACACACATGCAGCTTTTACATGTCCTTTTGCAAATTTTAAGATAAgggaaaaaaattttaaataatgattaaatatatataaaccatatttgtttttttcaaatatttttatataataattctacATTGTTTTCTTTAaccttaaaaaataaagaccatataaatatataaatataaatatatataatatatgttatgtttattttattttacattaaatggaaaaaaaaaaaaaaaaaaaaaacatgttgaaagaaatataaattataatttcgCATGTGCcctaaatttattttattttaatcatataaaaagggattaaaaaaaaaaaaaaaaaaaaaggaagaaaaaaaaaagcctCAGTTAAAAGAGTATgcatatagaaatatatatattattgttatgccttttttttttttttttttttttatccttcTTTTGAGTACTCAAAGAGGcctctatatatttttttaattcttattatatgatatatgtatatatatatatatatatatattaatattactttatttatttttttttaatttattatatattattttatatttatattttttttctttagctttatatatataatttaaaacacACAACAAATAAGTTATTAGTACTTtcttgtatataatattttttattattattctcaaatatctttaattttataataaatttatatttattaaataaacattatatataaaataaaaagaaaatatattttttatattttattttacatatatttaataatatttagtaacaaaaattgaatattttataacagatatttataataaatataatatataatatgtgaatgattatttttttattttatatgatcatatgaaaataatatatgtaaatatatatatataaaatattattttaacagtttttatatgaaatgaaaaaaacagaaatatattatatttcaatatatataaataaatataattataataaaaaaaatttattaggtattttttttttcatgatttgtaggaatatatttatttattttataatatataatatatatagcttttatataatataatatatatataattaaattaatattgatatatatatataatataatgcatatttaaaatatatcatagaaaaaattaaaaaaaataaaatataatccaTATTGaagtaaatatatcattatattaatattatattatatatttattacatttataattatattattattatattattactattttatttttcttaccTATATTTTAAGATAACCATTCAACTGATGCATGcatttaacatataaaaagaagaagaaaataaaaaaaaataaaataaactaaCCTTAAATTTTTCTCtcttacataaaaaatattatatatatatatatatttatcatacgtatatatgaataattattttttacctttaaaaagtaaaaaaaattaaaataaatattatatgtttatatatacatatataaatatatatatatcaatatatatatagatcacattgttatatattatataataattttttttttttataataaacgtaaaaaattattgttGCAAAAAAGGACCttgattattcatatataacaattacattatattataattatatatgtatacatatatatatataatatacatatcttgtaaaatctatatatatatatatatatatatatatatatatatatattattatatatttaaatataaaattaataaaatataaatcagttcatttttatgaagtttattataataaatataaatatatatataatatattttacatattataataatattatatatatatataataagaataaataaatagaaatatatattgaaataatttataccattttttattttttatttaatatttattttatatattataggaatataaatattttatatatataatatttttttttttttttttaaagtaataaaaaacattcttatatttatatatatatatattatatatatatctaaataATGATGTTCCTCTTTAGgggtttatataatattatatatatataaagaaagattaacatttttatataaaataattgttagtttttaatatttgttaatataataatagttatatatatatatagagatacaattataagaaatattatatatattttaataatttttgccagtatatttttatatatatatatatttttttttttcttatgatatttttttttttttttttatatattacttttttttatagtattttgattttttttataagtatataataatatgttattttcgtttttcttttttttctattgaACAgctgtatatatatatatatatatgtatacttaGTTTGAAAAATTagatttgtatatatatatttttttatatttctttattgaaatattacatattttatttatatataatatatatatatatatatatttttatatatatatttatagattttaataaataaaatgaaaataccGTTTTTTactttacatattttattattgcaatttttattaatatgtttaataCGTTGCTATGTGCACAATGATGTAATAAAATTTGGAGAAGAGAATTCCTTAAAGTAAGTCTagaaaggaaaataaaaataaaataaaaaaataaaaaataaaatatgtgtattttgtgtaaacaatatgaatatataagtaCATTATGTTTTTGATTTGTCAATGTTTTTTGTGCATGCTGTTTAATGATCCGTATAAATCAtcacataataaatataaaatgtaaacatatatatatatatatatatttatatttatatttatatttatatttatatttatttattttaggTGCTCGCAAGGAAACCTTTATGTGTTACATTGTGAAGTTCAATGTT
It encodes the following:
- a CDS encoding pantothenate kinase, putative, with protein sequence MSTNKGESIICNPMEEKNDCCSLDIGGTLIKVVYVNEKYIHDDNIKENTENLMIKMNENKNIYLTFFDISKLDDTLFFLLRNDLIKKKITLTGGGAHKYFYHVLEKVLYHKLMIEINKSVNKIYVSKYQYDEQLSLLTILLWTPQSNDQNKNIDINNDNKNNMEGLYLFDKKFVDKFPSDTIKIYFIKSYYENNDNYINDNNMILTCSRKDEMNCIMNGIHTLFNVSKSFFEYKSFLNVKVPAKIKDPFHPFIIANIGSGISILKSNGYDSYQRIAGTAIGGGTVMGLAKLILDNISFEELIKCAEDKNKNISYDLKMKHIIGDASVNGSIHSHTLASCFGYIGNIKKEKKKRNGDDKNFHREVAKGLIQMVSFNIGYMVYILSKIHNVKRIFFSGKYISNHEYIMETLTYGVYYYHLHFNSKVNEVNNTNNINLNYNAAKNTIKRELYNPKHKDFKDTFMDIYLSYQYKPKDKDILPQVLFPKHDGFLGALGCFFLA